In Ascochyta rabiei chromosome 2, complete sequence, one genomic interval encodes:
- a CDS encoding high-affinity iron permease gives MRDKWRVKIATALEANNDASGSRGLQVWGEKYAMFLLPFVTVLREGLEGVMFIIGAGLGLPATSFPLAVACGLGVGAVIGYLLYRGGSAGSLQVFLVASTCFLYLIAAGLLSKSVWFIENYLWNVAIGGDAAETGAGPGSYDIRRSVWHVNCCSPEIDGGGWWGVFNSIFGWQNSATYGSVVSYNLYCVAVATAFLVMSFREKHGSWAQYKGRRNARMST, from the exons ATGCGCGACAAATGGCGCGTCAAGATCGCTACTGCTCTCGAAGCAAACAATGATGCTTCGGGCTCAAGGGGTCTCCAGGTGTGGGGAGAAAAGTATGCGATGTTCCTGCTTCCCTTCGTTACAGTACTTCGAGAGGGTCTCGAGGGTGTCATGTTCATCATCGGTGCCGGTCTTGGGTTACCGGCGACATCTTTTCCACTGGCAGTGGCGTGCGGGCTGGGTGTCGGTGCGGTGATCGGGTATCTGCTTTACAG AGGAGGTAGTGCGGGCTCTTTGCAGGTGTTTCTCGTTGCGTCAACATGTTTCTTGTATCTGATAGCCGCTGGCTTATTGAGCAAATCTGTGTGGTTTATCGAGAACTACCTG TGGAACGTCGCAATTGGAGGCGACGCAGCGGAGACGGGCGCTGGCCCTGGATCCTATGACATTCGCCGGAGTGTCTGGCATGTGAAC TGTTGTAGCCCTGAGATCGATGGAGGTGGCTGGTGGGGGGTCTTTAACTCGATCTTTGGCTGGCAGAACTCTGCTACCTACGGCAGTGTGGTCTCGTACAATCTCTACTGCGTTGCGGTTGCTACGGCATTCTTGGTTATGTCCTTCCGTGAGAAGCACGGGAGCTGGGCTCAGTACAAAGGCAGACGCAACGCTCGCATGTCCACATGA
- a CDS encoding DNA-directed DNA polymerase, translating into MPPRKSNPPAVPIEDTEPAATAPTDEPTEASPASPIPTKIYKEPKPPKPREDDALSVEDLNLPKSIVQRLAKGVMPPNTQIQKDALLAMSKGATVFVNYLTSAAAEEALRSGRKSVMPQDVFAAMKELEFDFMLPRLEAGVNKFTSIQADKRNTYRKKIRDEKRAKNDPDGVSEITNGGTSFMSAGPAGAEDDEPRAKKARMDGDAAEASDEEVGDEAQDVEDEEVEDDEIVEDEAQEEGLTEDPIEEREEKEDEQDDDMGDGDESD; encoded by the exons ATGCCGCCTCGGAAGAGCAATCCGCCTGCAGTCCCGATCGAGGACACAGAACCAGCTGCTACAGCGCCCACCGATGAGCCTACCGAAGCATCACCAGCCTCGCCCATACCGACAAAAATCTACAAAGAACCCAAGCCGCCCAAACCTCGAGAAGACGATGCCCTGAGCGTAGAAGATCTTAACCTCCCCAAATCCATCGTCCAACGCCTCGCAAAAGGCGTCATGCCACCCAACACACAAATCCAGAAAGATGCACTCCTGGCCATGTCGAAAGGCGCAACGGTATTCGTCAACTACCTCACATCTGC CGCCGCAGAAGAAGCCCTCCGCAGCGGGCGCAAGTCCGTCATGCCGCAGGATGTCTTCGCTGCCATGAAAGAGCTCGAATTTGATTTCATGCTCCCCCGCCTCGAGGCCGGAGTCAATAAGTTCACGAGCATACAAGCAGACAAGCGCAACACGTATCGCAAGAAGATTCGCGACGAGAAGAGGGCCAAGAATGACCCGGACGGTGTGTCGGAGATCACAAACGGAGGCACAAGTTTTATGAGTGCAGGTCCTGCGGGCGCGGAGGACGACGAGCCACGGGCGAAGAAGGCGAGGATGGATGGCGATGCTGCGGAGGCAAGTGATGAGGAGGTGGGAGATGAGGCGCAGGACGTCGAGGATGAGGAGGTCGAGGATGATGAGATTGTCGAGGACGAGGCGCAGGAGGAAGGGTTGACGGAGGATCCCATCGAGGAGCGCGAAGAGAAAGAGGACGAGCAGGACGATGACATGGGTGATGGCGACGAGAGTGATTGA